The Thermodesulfovibrio sp. 3462-1 genome contains the following window.
ATACTCAAGATGTTTTTTATCTACCACATCTTTCATCAACCTGCTTATGCTTTTCAGTGGATCAATTGCTGGATAGTGATTTCTATTTGCAAGCTCTCTACTTAAGACTATATGCCCATCAAGAATTGCTCTTGATGCATCTGCAACAGGATCTGTAAGATCATCTCCTTCAACAAGTACTGTGTATATTCCTGTTATGGAGCCACCATTTTTCGTAACTCCCACTCTTTCAAGAAGCTTGGGCATTAAGTTGAAAACACTTGGCGGATATCCTTTCATTGTGGGAGGCTCACCTGCTGCAAGCCCGATTTCTCTCTGAGCCATTGCAAAACGGGTAAGGGAATCCATAAGTAAAAGTACATGTTTACCCTGCTGTCTGAAATACTCTGCTATGGCAGTTGCTAAAAAAGCACCTCTAATACGCGCAAGTGCTGGAGTGTCAGAGGTTGAAACAACAACAACTGATTTTTTTAATCCATCAGCAAGATCATTTTCAATAAATTCTCTTACCTCTCTGCCACGTTCGCCAATCAGTGCTATTACATTTATATCAGCTGATGTGTATCTTGCAATCATTCCAAGAAGAACACTTTTACCAACTCCGCTTCCTGCCATAATTCCTATTTTTTGTCCTTTTGCACAGGTGACAATAGCATTTATAGCTCTTATCCCAAGATCAAGGGGCTCTCTAATTATTTCTCTTTCAAGGGGGTTAATGGCCTCTTTATATATTGGAAAAGGCTTTCCTTTTAATGGCTCTTTACCATCAATTGGCTTTCCTGTTCCATCAATTACTCTTCCAAGAATATCATCACTCAGAGGGATGTAGCTCTGTTTTCCATTTACAGCAATTTTTGCTCCTGTTTTTATTCCATAAATCTCACCAAGAGGAGAAAGTAAAACTGTACCATTTTTAAAACCTACGACTTCAGCTTCAATCCGATTATCTTCACTAATAATTTCACAGATGTCTCCAATACTTGCATTTATTCCAACACTTTCAACAATGAGTCCAACAGCCTTTGTTACTTTACCATAAACTTTTATTGGATTTAGTTGTTCCAGAGCCTTGTGAGCTTCATTGAGAAAGGATTGAATTGAGAGCATTTTCTATCTCCTTAAGTCTTTGCTCAACTGTTGAAACAATATG
Protein-coding sequences here:
- a CDS encoding FliI/YscN family ATPase, with protein sequence MLSIQSFLNEAHKALEQLNPIKVYGKVTKAVGLIVESVGINASIGDICEIISEDNRIEAEVVGFKNGTVLLSPLGEIYGIKTGAKIAVNGKQSYIPLSDDILGRVIDGTGKPIDGKEPLKGKPFPIYKEAINPLEREIIREPLDLGIRAINAIVTCAKGQKIGIMAGSGVGKSVLLGMIARYTSADINVIALIGERGREVREFIENDLADGLKKSVVVVSTSDTPALARIRGAFLATAIAEYFRQQGKHVLLLMDSLTRFAMAQREIGLAAGEPPTMKGYPPSVFNLMPKLLERVGVTKNGGSITGIYTVLVEGDDLTDPVADASRAILDGHIVLSRELANRNHYPAIDPLKSISRLMKDVVDKKHLEYAQRLLELLAIYSRYEDIINIGAYKEGTNPQVDFAIKMMNKINNFLRQDINERVSFQESLNQLYSLFEGQ